A DNA window from Engystomops pustulosus chromosome 10, aEngPut4.maternal, whole genome shotgun sequence contains the following coding sequences:
- the CNN3 gene encoding calponin-3 — protein sequence MANFNRGPAYGLSAEVKNKIAQKYDPMVEEELRQWIEEVTGMSIGENFQLGLRDGVILCHLINKLHPGSVKKINEAKINWHKLENIGNFIKAMQDYGMKPHDIFEANDLFENGNMTQVQISLVALAGLAKTKGFHTTVDIGVRYAEKQRRQFDDDKLKAGQSVIGLQMGTNKCASQAGMTAYGTRRHLYDPKMQTDKPFDQTTISLQMGTNKGASQAGMPAPGTRRDIYDQKVLLQPLDNSTISLQMGTNKVASQKGMSVYGLGRQVYDPKYCAAPTEPIIHNGSQGTGTNGSEISDSDYQAEYPDEYPVEYPDDYPRDYHGQYSDQGIDY from the exons ATGGCCAACTTTAACAGGGGACCGGCATACGGACTCTCCGCGGAGGTCAAGAACAAG atcGCCCAGAAATATGACCCTATGGTAGAGGAGGAGCTGCGCCAATGGATTGAGGAGGTCACCGGCATGAGCATTGGTGAAAACTTCCAGCTGGGTCTGAGAGATGGCGTCATTCTCTGCCA TCTCATTAATAAGCTGCACCCCGGATCAGTAAAGAAAATTAACGAAGCCAAGATAAACTGGCACAAG CTGGAGAACATCGGAAACTTCATCAAAGCCATGCAGGATTATGGGATGAAGCCTCATGACATCTTCGAAGCCAATGATCTCTTTGAGAATGGAAACATGACCCAGGTTCAGATCTCGCTGGTGGCCCTCGCCGGCCTG gcCAAGACAAAAGGCTTCCACACCACAGTAGACATTGGGGTCAGGTATGCGGAGAAACAGAGGAGACAGTTTGATGATGACAAGCTGAAGGCCGGGCAGAGCGTCATCGGCTTACAG ATGGGAACCAACAAATGCGCAAGTCAAGCGGGTATGACCGCTTATGGTACCAGAAGACATCTGTATGACCCAAAGATGCAGACCGACAAACCATTCGATCAGACGACCATTAGCTTACAGATGGGGACAAACAAAGGAGCCAGCCAG GCGGGCATGcctgcaccaggaacaagaagggaTATCTACGATCAGAAAGTGCTTCTGCAACCTCTGGACAACTCCACAATTTCATTACAAATGGGCACCAATAAAGTGGCATCTCAGAAAGGCATGAGCGTCTATGGCCTCGGGCGGCAAGTGTATGACCCCAAGTACTGCGCTGCCCCTACAGAACCCATCATACACAACGGCAGCCAAGGAACCGGCACAAACGGCTCAGAAATCAGCGACAGCGACTACCAGGCGGAGTACCCAGACGAATACCCAGTGGAGTATCCCGATGATTACCCTAGAGATTACCATGGCCAGTACAGTGACCAGGGCATAGATTATTAG